One genomic region from Saprospiraceae bacterium encodes:
- a CDS encoding 4Fe-4S dicluster domain-containing protein has translation MAIRITNECINCGACEPECPNNAIYEGGIEWAINDGNTVTGTYTLEDGTIVDAGAKNKPVEPDYYYIVPDKCTECVGFHEEPQCAAVCPVDCCIPDDDRVESKEVLLARKARLHL, from the coding sequence ATGGCAATAAGAATAACGAATGAATGCATTAACTGTGGAGCCTGCGAACCAGAGTGTCCAAATAATGCAATATATGAAGGCGGTATCGAGTGGGCTATCAATGATGGCAATACAGTGACAGGCACTTACACACTGGAAGATGGCACCATCGTGGATGCAGGAGCCAAAAACAAACCAGTAGAACCCGATTATTATTACATAGTCCCTGATAAATGTACAGAATGTGTAGGCTTTCACGAGGAACCTCAGTGTGCAGCAGTATGTCCTGTGGATTGTTGTATACCCGACGATGATCGGGTAGAATCAAAAGAAGTTTTACTTGCCAGGAAGGCCAGGCTGCACTTGTAA
- a CDS encoding sigma-70 family RNA polymerase sigma factor, whose protein sequence is MQVMLLSDQDLILNYLNGDERAFETLLTRHKTKIYTSIYLFTRDSEVAEDIFQEVFIKIIDTLRKGKYNHEGKFLQWAMRIAYNMCVDQFRKSKRNAQVSMGENFDVFTVIPTGDDNMEQFLIKDQGTRRIQSLVDQLPAEQREVVILRHYADMSFKEISLLTRVSINTALGRMRYALINLRRMMEEKVEVTY, encoded by the coding sequence ATGCAAGTTATGCTGCTCTCTGATCAGGATTTAATCCTAAATTATTTAAATGGTGATGAACGTGCTTTTGAAACTCTATTGACGAGGCACAAAACCAAAATCTACACTTCTATTTATCTGTTTACGCGTGACTCCGAAGTTGCCGAAGATATTTTTCAGGAAGTCTTCATCAAAATCATTGATACATTGCGCAAAGGCAAGTACAACCATGAAGGTAAGTTTCTCCAATGGGCCATGAGGATAGCATATAATATGTGTGTAGATCAGTTTCGAAAATCTAAACGCAATGCCCAGGTCTCGATGGGAGAGAACTTTGATGTTTTCACAGTGATCCCAACTGGTGATGACAATATGGAGCAGTTTCTGATCAAGGATCAGGGAACCCGCAGGATCCAGTCTTTGGTTGACCAGTTGCCGGCAGAACAGCGAGAGGTCGTTATTCTCAGGCATTACGCAGACATGAGTTTTAAAGAAATATCCCTGCTCACCAGGGTGAGTATCAATACTGCGCTAGGTCGCATGCGATACGCCTTGATCAATCTTCGTCGTATGATGGAGGAAAAGGTAGAAGTAACTTACTAA